In the Staphylococcus sp. IVB6240 genome, one interval contains:
- the recO gene encoding DNA repair protein RecO, with translation MLVKQKGIIIKTVDYGESDKIITILNEHGAKIPLMVRRAKKVKSGLQATTQLFVKGLFIYNKWRGMGTLTSVDVIDSYYDLRVDLITNSYASLCLETIDGAMDTDQVDPQMYALLEFALTQIEKEVSAQLIANIVMLKCMTYYGFDINLTQCAVKHTEEPGEFVGYSFKYDGVISKSAAHLDPYLMPLSNKTLYLMAILKQLPLLKINSISIHDDIVEEMSQFILLIYKEYAGMYFKSQRMINQLRRFNATIE, from the coding sequence ATGCTCGTCAAACAAAAAGGAATTATTATTAAAACCGTTGACTATGGTGAATCAGATAAAATTATTACGATTTTAAATGAACATGGTGCCAAGATTCCATTAATGGTTCGCCGTGCAAAGAAAGTGAAGTCGGGATTACAGGCGACAACTCAACTCTTTGTCAAAGGTTTGTTCATATATAATAAATGGCGTGGTATGGGGACGTTAACTTCAGTGGATGTCATCGATAGTTACTATGATCTGCGTGTAGATTTAATAACAAATAGCTATGCGAGTTTATGTTTAGAAACAATTGATGGGGCAATGGATACAGATCAGGTTGATCCACAAATGTATGCTTTGTTAGAGTTTGCATTAACACAAATTGAGAAAGAGGTTTCAGCACAATTAATTGCGAATATTGTTATGTTAAAATGTATGACATATTATGGTTTTGATATTAATTTAACGCAATGTGCCGTGAAGCATACAGAAGAGCCAGGTGAATTTGTAGGATACAGTTTTAAATATGATGGTGTGATTTCAAAATCAGCAGCACATCTAGACCCATATCTTATGCCACTTAGTAACAAAACGCTGTACCTCATGGCGATTTTAAAGCAACTACCACTATTAAAAATTAACTCTATTTCTATTCATGATGATATTGTAGAAGAAATGTCGCAATTTATCTTATTGATATATAAAGAATATGCAGGTATGTATTTTAAAAGTCAGCGTATGATAAACCAATTGAGACGGTTTAATGCCACAATTGAATAA
- a CDS encoding glycine--tRNA ligase — MEKNMDTIVQLAKHRGFVFPGSEIYGGLANTWDYGPLGVELKNNIKKAWWKKFITQSPYNVGLDAAILMNPKTWEASGHIGNFNDPMIDNKDSKIRYRADKLIEDYMANVKGDENFIADGLSFDEMKRIIEEEGITCPVSGTANWTDIRQFNLMFKTFQGVTEDSTNEIFMRPETAQGIFVNYKNVQRSMRKKLPFGIGQIGKSFRNEITPGNFIFRTREFEQMELEFFCKPGTEIEWQSYWKEFAAKWLKDLGLQDENLRLRDHDEDELSHYSNATTDIEFRFPFGWGELWGIASRTDYDLKQHSEHSGDDFKYHDPETNEKYIPYCIEPSLGADRVTLASLCDAYDEEGVEGSKDARTVLHFHPAIAPYKAAILPLSKKLSADAIKVYEQLSEDFVVDFDESQSIGKRYRRQDEIGTPYCITFDFDSLEDQQVTVRHRDTMEQERMPISELNAFLAEKVKF; from the coding sequence ATGGAAAAAAATATGGATACAATTGTTCAATTGGCGAAACACAGAGGATTCGTTTTCCCAGGTAGTGAGATTTACGGTGGTTTAGCAAATACATGGGATTACGGTCCATTAGGTGTAGAATTAAAAAACAACATAAAAAAAGCATGGTGGAAAAAATTTATTACACAATCACCATATAACGTTGGTTTAGATGCTGCCATCTTAATGAACCCAAAAACTTGGGAAGCTTCAGGTCATATTGGTAACTTTAATGACCCAATGATCGATAATAAAGATAGTAAAATTCGCTATCGTGCGGATAAATTAATTGAAGACTATATGGCGAATGTTAAAGGCGACGAAAACTTTATCGCTGATGGTTTAAGCTTTGACGAAATGAAACGTATTATTGAAGAAGAAGGTATTACTTGTCCTGTAAGTGGTACTGCAAACTGGACAGACATCCGTCAGTTCAACTTAATGTTTAAAACATTCCAAGGTGTTACTGAAGATTCAACAAATGAAATTTTCATGCGTCCTGAAACAGCGCAAGGTATTTTTGTAAACTACAAAAACGTACAACGTTCAATGAGAAAGAAATTGCCATTTGGTATTGGTCAAATTGGTAAATCATTCCGTAACGAAATCACACCTGGTAACTTCATCTTCCGTACAAGAGAATTTGAACAAATGGAATTAGAATTCTTCTGTAAACCAGGTACTGAAATTGAATGGCAAAGCTACTGGAAAGAGTTTGCAGCGAAATGGTTGAAAGACTTAGGTTTACAAGATGAAAACTTACGTCTTCGTGATCATGATGAAGATGAGTTATCTCACTACTCAAATGCGACAACTGATATCGAATTCCGCTTCCCATTCGGTTGGGGTGAATTATGGGGTATCGCAAGCCGTACAGACTATGACTTGAAACAACATAGTGAACATTCAGGTGATGACTTTAAATACCACGATCCAGAAACAAATGAAAAATACATTCCATACTGTATCGAACCATCACTTGGTGCTGACCGTGTCACTTTAGCATCCTTATGTGATGCTTATGATGAAGAAGGTGTTGAAGGAAGTAAAGATGCACGTACTGTTCTTCATTTCCACCCTGCTATTGCACCTTATAAAGCAGCTATTTTACCATTAAGCAAGAAATTATCTGCTGATGCGATTAAAGTTTATGAACAATTAAGTGAAGACTTTGTAGTCGACTTTGACGAATCACAATCAATTGGTAAACGTTACCGTCGTCAAGATGAAATCGGTACACCATATTGTATTACATTTGACTTCGATTCATTAGAAGATCAACAAGTGACAGTTCGTCACCGTGATACAATGGAGCAAGAACGTATGCCAATTAGCGAATTAAATGCGTTCTTAGCAGAAAAAGTTAAATTTTAA
- a CDS encoding helix-turn-helix transcriptional regulator: MIIELNKRQEKIVEIVKSSGPITGEKIAEQLNLTRATLRPDLAILTMSGFLEARPRVGYFYTGKSRAQLLTEPLKNKVVKDYQSHPVILKSDVTVYDAICSIFIEDVGTLFIVNEENDLVGVVSRKDLLRASMAGQDIHHMPVNIIMTRMPNIVLLNENDYVLYAAKQMITKEIDSIPIVKEKENGHFEVTGRVSKTTITKLFVSLFDQ; the protein is encoded by the coding sequence ATGATCATAGAACTCAATAAACGACAAGAAAAAATTGTAGAAATTGTAAAATCATCAGGTCCTATTACTGGAGAAAAAATAGCTGAACAGTTAAATTTAACACGTGCAACATTAAGACCAGATTTAGCAATACTAACGATGTCTGGCTTTCTTGAAGCGAGACCACGCGTAGGATATTTCTATACTGGTAAATCACGTGCACAATTACTAACTGAACCATTGAAGAATAAAGTTGTAAAAGACTATCAGTCACACCCAGTTATATTGAAGAGTGATGTCACTGTATATGATGCTATTTGCTCTATCTTTATTGAAGATGTAGGAACATTATTTATTGTTAATGAAGAAAATGACCTCGTTGGTGTCGTATCACGTAAAGACTTGCTACGTGCCTCTATGGCAGGACAAGATATCCATCATATGCCAGTGAACATAATCATGACTCGAATGCCGAATATTGTGTTACTGAATGAAAATGATTATGTTCTTTATGCAGCAAAACAAATGATTACAAAAGAAATCGATTCTATCCCTATTGTAAAAGAGAAAGAAAATGGTCATTTTGAAGTGACTGGCCGTGTGTCAAAAACGACCATTACAAAACTATTTGTGTCACTATTTGACCAATAG
- a CDS encoding pyruvate, water dikinase regulatory protein yields MINTKIIIASDSVGETAELVAKACMSQFYNCELKTDILRYPYIETKQNVEDVIDIAKDCNSILIYTLVKPDIREYMEQLIETHKIRSIDIMGPIMQTMQHVFEQVPLNEPGIVHKLDEDYFKKIEAMEFAVKYDDGKDPKGLPKADIVLIGVSRTSKTPISQYLAHKRYKVMNVPIVPEVNPPEMLFKIDPKKCIALKISPEKLNAIRKERLKQLGLSDSARYADDRRIEEELEYFNRIVEKIGCPVLDVSEKAIEETANNIIQIIEHKDSFLN; encoded by the coding sequence ATGATCAACACAAAAATAATTATTGCATCTGACTCAGTTGGTGAAACAGCTGAACTCGTTGCAAAAGCTTGTATGTCTCAGTTCTATAATTGTGAATTAAAAACGGATATTTTACGTTATCCATATATTGAAACAAAGCAAAATGTTGAAGATGTTATTGATATCGCTAAAGATTGCAACAGTATTTTGATTTATACACTTGTTAAACCGGATATTCGTGAATATATGGAACAATTAATTGAAACGCATAAAATTAGATCCATTGATATTATGGGACCAATTATGCAAACAATGCAGCATGTATTTGAACAAGTGCCTTTAAATGAACCGGGTATTGTTCATAAACTTGACGAAGATTATTTCAAAAAAATTGAAGCAATGGAATTTGCTGTAAAATATGATGACGGTAAAGACCCTAAAGGATTACCCAAAGCAGACATTGTTTTAATTGGTGTATCTCGTACATCTAAAACCCCAATTTCACAATATTTAGCTCATAAGCGATATAAAGTGATGAATGTACCTATTGTACCGGAAGTCAATCCACCTGAAATGCTCTTTAAAATAGATCCTAAAAAATGTATTGCATTAAAAATCAGTCCCGAAAAATTAAATGCGATTCGTAAAGAACGTTTAAAACAATTAGGGTTATCTGACTCAGCACGTTATGCAGATGATCGTCGAATTGAAGAGGAATTGGAATATTTCAATCGCATTGTTGAAAAAATTGGTTGTCCAGTCCTTGATGTTTCTGAAAAAGCGATTGAAGAAACAGCAAATAACATTATTCAAATAATTGAGCATAAAGATTCCTTTTTAAATTAA
- the dnaG gene encoding DNA primase, with the protein MRIPQATIDEIKQNTDILDVVSEYVKLEKRGRNYIGLCPFHDEKTPSFTVSEDKQICHCFGCKKGGNVFQFIQEIEKVSFAEAVKKLGERANIKVQTEMTQQTNNIASDDLKMIQIHEELLDYYHYLLKKTVEGEAALNYLYSRGFTDEMIAKRKIGYAPDASSFATDYMEKKGYDLSLGFEAGILSRNESNFSYYDRFRDRIIFPLANAQGRVIGYSGRAYHDDQTPKYLNSPESPIFQKRKLLYNLDKARKSIRQKDEIILLEGFMDVIKTSEAGLENVVASMGTQISREHITVLKKLCQNVTLMFDGDFAGTQATIKTGQTLLEQHFDVFVIQMPAEMDPDEYIEKYGSERFLEFVNNEKKSFVSFKLKQNQQEIQNNDLAYENHYKAFINDASYIQSNILRQKVIQEAALLFNVAPNSLLNEVERISPKSGNQYTQMAQPVIQPIKLSKNEKAERAILKHFFNDKALFLRFYQDIEETDFTNEHFKRIFNVLQDYYAEHAAFTISDIFEYIDNDDVKETVIQLVDYPLNHEPYEHEMLDYISVMTSNRSDESLESLQTKLNEAIRIGDSDAQKYYLEQIVNKKREQLGSKD; encoded by the coding sequence GTGAGAATACCACAAGCAACAATTGATGAAATAAAGCAAAATACGGATATATTAGATGTTGTAAGTGAATATGTAAAGTTAGAGAAAAGAGGACGCAATTACATCGGTTTGTGTCCTTTTCATGATGAAAAAACACCTTCCTTCACAGTTTCTGAAGATAAACAGATCTGTCATTGTTTTGGCTGTAAAAAGGGCGGTAATGTTTTTCAATTTATTCAAGAAATTGAAAAAGTCTCATTTGCTGAAGCAGTAAAAAAACTTGGTGAACGTGCAAACATCAAAGTTCAAACTGAAATGACACAACAAACAAATAATATTGCTTCAGATGATTTGAAAATGATTCAAATCCATGAAGAACTACTTGATTATTATCATTATCTATTGAAAAAAACAGTAGAAGGTGAAGCGGCACTCAATTATTTATATAGTAGGGGATTCACTGATGAGATGATAGCCAAACGAAAAATTGGATATGCGCCAGATGCTTCTAGTTTTGCGACTGACTATATGGAGAAAAAAGGATACGATTTATCGTTAGGGTTTGAAGCAGGCATCTTATCAAGAAATGAATCTAATTTCAGTTACTATGATCGTTTTCGAGATCGTATTATCTTCCCATTAGCAAATGCACAGGGACGTGTGATTGGCTATTCAGGTCGTGCCTACCATGATGATCAAACACCTAAATATTTGAATAGTCCTGAGTCCCCAATTTTCCAAAAGCGTAAATTACTCTATAACTTGGATAAAGCACGAAAAAGTATTCGTCAAAAAGATGAAATTATTTTGCTAGAAGGGTTTATGGATGTCATCAAGACAAGTGAAGCTGGTTTAGAAAATGTGGTAGCTAGTATGGGTACTCAGATTTCTAGAGAGCATATCACAGTGCTTAAAAAGCTATGTCAAAATGTCACTTTAATGTTTGACGGTGACTTTGCGGGTACTCAAGCAACGATTAAAACAGGGCAAACTTTGCTTGAACAACATTTTGATGTTTTTGTCATTCAAATGCCTGCAGAAATGGATCCAGATGAATATATTGAAAAATATGGTTCGGAACGATTCCTTGAATTTGTCAATAATGAAAAGAAATCATTCGTATCATTTAAGCTCAAACAAAATCAACAAGAGATTCAAAATAATGATCTCGCCTATGAAAATCACTATAAAGCATTTATTAATGATGCATCTTATATCCAATCAAACATTTTGCGTCAAAAAGTGATACAAGAAGCGGCGTTATTGTTTAATGTTGCTCCAAATAGTCTATTAAATGAAGTAGAAAGAATTTCTCCAAAGTCAGGTAATCAATACACACAAATGGCGCAACCTGTCATACAGCCTATCAAATTATCTAAAAATGAGAAGGCTGAGCGTGCGATATTGAAGCACTTTTTCAATGATAAAGCATTATTTTTACGCTTTTATCAAGATATTGAAGAGACTGACTTTACAAATGAACATTTTAAACGTATATTTAATGTTTTACAGGACTATTATGCAGAACATGCTGCTTTTACAATCAGTGATATCTTTGAATACATCGACAATGATGATGTGAAAGAAACAGTGATTCAACTTGTAGACTATCCACTTAATCATGAGCCATATGAGCATGAAATGTTGGATTATATATCAGTAATGACATCCAACCGTTCCGATGAATCGTTGGAGTCCTTACAAACAAAACTTAATGAAGCTATCCGTATTGGAGATAGCGATGCACAAAAATATTATTTGGAACAAATTGTAAACAAAAAAAGAGAGCAATTAGGAAGTAAAGATTAA
- the rpoD gene encoding RNA polymerase sigma factor RpoD, whose translation MSDNQVKVIKKETIDPTLTIEDVKKQLIEKGKKEGHLSHEEVAEKLQNFEMDSDQMDEFFDMINDNDIQLINEKDSTDTDEKLNPNDLSAPPGVKINDPVRMYLKEIGRVNLLSAQEEIELAKRIEQGDEVAKARLAEANLRLVVSIAKRYVGRGMLFLDLIQEGNMGLIKAVEKFDFSKGFKFSTYATWWIRQAITRAIADQARTIRIPVHMVETINKLIRVQRQLLQDLGRDPLPEEIGEEMDLPPEKVREILKIAQEPVSLETPIGEEDDSHLGDFIEDQEAQSPSDHAAYELLKEQLEDVLDTLTDREENVLRLRFGLDDGRTRTLEEVGKVFGVTRERIRQIEAKALRKLRHPSRSKRLKDFMD comes from the coding sequence ATGTCTGACAACCAAGTTAAAGTAATTAAAAAAGAAACAATCGATCCGACCCTTACTATTGAAGATGTGAAGAAACAGTTGATCGAAAAAGGGAAAAAAGAGGGGCATCTAAGTCATGAAGAGGTTGCAGAAAAACTGCAAAATTTCGAAATGGACTCTGATCAAATGGATGAGTTCTTCGACATGATTAATGATAACGATATTCAACTTATCAACGAAAAAGATAGTACAGATACGGATGAAAAGCTCAACCCGAACGATTTAAGTGCGCCTCCAGGTGTTAAAATTAATGACCCTGTACGTATGTACTTAAAAGAAATTGGGCGTGTAAACTTATTAAGTGCACAGGAAGAAATTGAACTTGCGAAACGTATTGAGCAAGGAGATGAAGTAGCAAAAGCACGATTAGCTGAAGCAAACTTACGTCTTGTAGTTAGTATCGCGAAACGTTATGTTGGTCGTGGTATGCTTTTCCTTGACCTGATTCAAGAAGGAAATATGGGCTTGATTAAAGCCGTTGAAAAATTCGACTTCAGCAAAGGATTCAAGTTTTCAACATATGCGACATGGTGGATTCGTCAGGCGATTACACGTGCCATTGCTGACCAAGCACGTACCATTCGTATTCCTGTTCACATGGTTGAAACAATCAATAAATTAATCCGCGTACAACGTCAATTACTTCAAGACTTAGGGCGTGATCCACTACCAGAAGAAATTGGTGAAGAAATGGACTTACCACCAGAAAAGGTACGTGAAATTTTAAAAATCGCTCAAGAACCAGTCTCTTTAGAAACACCGATTGGTGAAGAAGATGACAGTCATTTAGGTGACTTTATTGAAGACCAAGAAGCACAAAGTCCATCTGATCACGCTGCATACGAATTATTAAAAGAACAATTAGAAGATGTTTTAGATACACTTACAGATAGAGAAGAGAATGTATTACGTCTACGCTTTGGTTTAGATGATGGTCGTACACGCACACTTGAAGAAGTAGGTAAAGTATTCGGTGTAACAAGAGAACGTATCAGACAAATTGAAGCGAAAGCATTACGCAAGTTAAGACACCCAAGTCGCAGCAAACGACTTAAAGACTTTATGGACTAA
- a CDS encoding tRNA (adenine(22)-N(1))-methyltransferase TrmK, translated as MIPINRRLKKVSEYVIGEKLADIGSDHAFLPMYCIEQNITQSAIAGEVIPGPYSAAVKSVERHGFQKQIDIRLGNGLTILNPESDHVDSVTICGMGGPLIAKILNEGFKHIPYRPRLILQSNIQSEPIRQFLQSNGYQIITETLIKERAHIYEIIVADPGTMTLSDRDLKFGPYLHPEPSELFAEKWTREIEALEDIKKQLDPVRHKKRYDEITRQENEINEVINQ; from the coding sequence ATGATACCAATCAATAGACGTTTGAAAAAAGTGAGTGAATACGTAATCGGTGAAAAATTAGCAGATATCGGGTCAGACCATGCATTTTTACCTATGTATTGCATAGAACAAAATATCACACAGTCAGCCATTGCTGGAGAGGTGATACCAGGACCTTACTCAGCTGCTGTTAAAAGTGTTGAACGCCATGGTTTTCAGAAACAAATTGATATCCGTTTAGGAAATGGGCTTACCATTTTAAATCCTGAAAGTGATCATGTTGATTCTGTAACTATTTGTGGTATGGGTGGTCCATTGATTGCTAAAATACTTAACGAAGGTTTTAAACATATTCCATACCGTCCTAGATTGATCTTGCAATCAAATATTCAATCTGAACCGATACGTCAATTTTTACAATCAAACGGCTATCAAATTATCACTGAAACATTAATTAAAGAACGTGCACATATTTATGAAATTATTGTTGCTGATCCAGGAACTATGACACTTTCAGATCGAGATTTAAAATTTGGTCCATATTTACATCCAGAACCATCAGAACTATTTGCTGAAAAATGGACACGTGAAATTGAAGCTTTAGAAGACATAAAAAAACAACTTGATCCAGTTCGCCATAAAAAGCGCTATGATGAAATCACAAGACAAGAAAATGAAATAAATGAGGTGATAAATCAATGA
- a CDS encoding Nif3-like dinuclear metal center hexameric protein, with the protein MKLKTLLDILNHHVPFSSAESWDNVGLLIGNRYSTVTGIMTALDCTSEVVDEAIEKGCNTIVAHHPLIFKGMRAITADEGYGNIIYKLIQNNINLIAMHTNLDVHPQGVNAMLSQRLGLQDLKILTPESITYYKVQVYIPEVNADELKHALSEQGLATEGEYEYAFFNTKGLGQFKPVGAAQPHLGEIGQIETVEEVKIEFMIDASQKQLTQTLIQQHHPYETPVYDFIPLEKNIQRGLGMIGQLSKPMTVSTFVEHVKAQLNMPSVRFIGDLDRNIETVAIVGGSGIGYEQTAAHRGADIFLTGDIKHHDALDAKIAGIQLLDINHYSEYVMKEGLVTLLNQWLSNDFDGEICASNTHTDPYQYM; encoded by the coding sequence ATGAAGTTAAAAACATTATTAGATATTCTCAATCATCATGTCCCATTTTCTAGTGCAGAGTCATGGGATAATGTTGGCTTATTAATTGGTAATCGTTATTCAACAGTCACTGGCATCATGACAGCACTCGATTGTACCTCAGAAGTAGTTGATGAAGCGATTGAAAAAGGATGTAACACAATCGTTGCACATCATCCACTGATTTTTAAAGGTATGCGTGCCATCACGGCAGACGAAGGTTATGGAAATATTATTTATAAATTAATTCAAAATAATATCAATCTCATCGCTATGCATACGAATTTAGATGTTCATCCTCAAGGTGTCAATGCAATGCTGTCACAGCGATTGGGATTACAAGACCTCAAGATATTAACACCCGAATCAATCACATACTATAAAGTTCAAGTTTATATCCCTGAAGTCAATGCAGATGAACTTAAACATGCGTTATCAGAGCAAGGGCTTGCGACAGAAGGGGAATATGAGTATGCCTTTTTTAACACAAAAGGTTTAGGACAGTTTAAGCCAGTAGGAGCGGCGCAACCACATTTAGGTGAAATTGGACAAATCGAAACAGTTGAAGAAGTCAAAATTGAATTTATGATTGATGCATCACAAAAACAATTGACACAAACGTTAATTCAACAACATCATCCATATGAAACACCCGTATATGACTTTATTCCACTTGAAAAGAATATTCAACGTGGCTTAGGTATGATTGGTCAGTTATCAAAACCAATGACAGTTTCGACTTTTGTTGAACATGTTAAAGCGCAATTAAATATGCCAAGTGTTCGTTTTATTGGAGATTTAGATCGTAATATTGAGACAGTGGCGATTGTTGGCGGTTCTGGGATTGGCTATGAACAAACTGCTGCTCATCGCGGTGCAGATATCTTTTTAACAGGTGATATTAAACATCACGATGCTTTAGATGCGAAGATAGCTGGTATCCAATTATTAGACATCAATCATTATAGTGAATATGTCATGAAAGAAGGCCTTGTTACTTTATTAAATCAATGGCTATCTAATGATTTCGATGGAGAAATCTGTGCCTCAAACACACATACAGATCCATATCAATATATGTAA
- a CDS encoding 4-hydroxy-3-methylbut-2-enyl diphosphate reductase: MEIIKITPRGYCYGVVDAMVIARNASLDPNLPRPIYILGMIVHNKHVTDAFETDGIITLDGPNRLKILEQIETGTVIFTAHGVSPEVKKRAREKGLTCIDATCPDVENTHELIRQKKSAGYHVVYIGKKGHPEPEGAVGVAPDIVHLVETKEDVDALPESLHEFPLIVTNQTTMSQWDVLHLMDDLKVKYPHIEQHKEICQATQVRQEAVANHAGEADLLIVVGDPKSNNSNRLAQVSKDIANTKSYRIADISQLDLNWLDGVETVAVTAGASTPTPIVKEVINFFNQYDPMNPATHDTTSHVPVEKILPKIKKAKPVEIME; encoded by the coding sequence ATGGAAATTATAAAAATTACACCACGTGGTTATTGTTACGGCGTTGTTGATGCGATGGTGATCGCACGAAATGCTTCTTTAGACCCGAACCTACCACGTCCGATATATATTTTAGGTATGATTGTACACAATAAGCATGTTACGGATGCTTTTGAAACGGATGGAATCATCACATTAGATGGTCCGAATAGACTTAAAATTTTAGAACAAATTGAAACGGGAACGGTTATCTTTACTGCTCATGGTGTATCACCAGAAGTGAAAAAACGTGCAAGAGAAAAAGGATTAACTTGTATTGATGCCACGTGCCCTGATGTTGAGAATACTCACGAACTCATAAGACAGAAAAAATCAGCTGGCTATCATGTCGTTTATATTGGTAAAAAAGGGCATCCAGAACCTGAAGGCGCAGTCGGTGTTGCACCTGATATTGTGCACCTTGTTGAAACGAAGGAAGATGTAGACGCGCTACCTGAGAGTTTACATGAATTTCCGTTAATTGTGACAAACCAGACAACGATGTCACAATGGGATGTCTTACATTTGATGGATGATCTAAAGGTGAAATATCCACATATTGAGCAGCATAAAGAGATTTGTCAAGCAACACAAGTCCGTCAAGAAGCTGTTGCCAACCACGCTGGTGAGGCAGACTTACTTATTGTCGTTGGCGATCCAAAAAGTAATAACTCAAACAGATTAGCACAAGTTTCTAAAGATATTGCAAATACAAAGTCATATCGTATTGCAGATATTTCACAGCTTGACCTGAACTGGTTAGATGGCGTAGAAACAGTAGCAGTTACTGCTGGTGCTTCTACACCTACCCCAATCGTTAAAGAAGTGATCAATTTCTTTAACCAATATGATCCAATGAACCCTGCGACACATGATACAACGTCACATGTCCCAGTTGAAAAGATTTTACCTAAAATTAAAAAAGCGAAACCAGTTGAAATTATGGAATAG
- a CDS encoding DEAD/DEAH box helicase, which produces MAKHPFEQFNFDSDILAAIDALNFKQPTDIQQRVIPKMMKQTNIIGQSQTGTGKSHAFLLPLFQQIKPEITEPQAIIVAPTRELATQLYHAALQLAEHKQGVKVSLFIGGTDFEKDKQKTTNQPQLIIGTPTRINDLAKIGALHVHLAHYLVVDEADLMIDLGLIQEVDQIAARLDDETKMAVFSATIPKSLHPFLNKYLENPTFIEVKNTSKNKSSIQFYLIPTRGSAKIEKTIELIHTLNPYLGIIFCNSRENADHLAQQLTSEGIQVGMIHGGLSPRERKQQMKRIRNLEFQYVIASDLASRGIDIEGVSHVINFDVPKDIDFFTHRVGRTGRGNYKGIAITLYTPDEENLIHQIEAKGYHFENVDVKNGELVPIKAHNTRRLRQKQDDHITQQVKHKVKRNNKKKVKPGYKKKFNQELENLKRQEKRQFSRRKNRQNRKNKK; this is translated from the coding sequence ATGGCAAAACATCCATTTGAGCAATTTAACTTTGACTCAGATATTTTAGCAGCTATAGATGCGTTAAATTTTAAACAACCAACTGATATACAACAACGTGTGATTCCAAAAATGATGAAACAAACAAATATCATTGGACAATCACAAACAGGTACAGGAAAGTCACATGCCTTTTTACTACCTTTATTCCAACAAATCAAACCTGAAATTACTGAACCACAAGCGATTATTGTTGCACCTACACGTGAATTAGCAACACAACTTTACCATGCAGCCCTTCAATTAGCAGAACATAAGCAAGGTGTAAAAGTAAGCTTATTTATTGGTGGTACAGATTTTGAAAAAGATAAACAAAAAACAACGAATCAGCCACAATTAATTATTGGAACACCGACTAGAATTAATGATTTAGCAAAAATTGGCGCACTGCATGTACACCTCGCACATTATTTAGTTGTGGATGAAGCAGACTTGATGATTGATTTAGGACTTATTCAAGAAGTGGACCAAATCGCTGCGAGACTTGATGATGAGACAAAAATGGCAGTTTTTAGTGCTACAATTCCTAAATCATTACACCCATTTCTTAATAAATACTTGGAAAATCCAACATTTATTGAAGTAAAAAATACTTCAAAAAATAAAAGCAGTATTCAATTTTACTTAATACCAACAAGAGGTTCAGCAAAAATTGAAAAAACAATTGAACTCATTCACACATTAAATCCATATTTAGGTATTATTTTCTGTAACAGTCGTGAGAATGCCGATCATCTTGCACAACAACTGACTTCAGAAGGTATTCAAGTTGGTATGATTCACGGTGGCTTATCACCACGTGAACGTAAACAACAAATGAAGCGTATTCGTAATCTCGAATTCCAATATGTGATTGCGAGTGACTTAGCATCACGTGGTATTGATATCGAGGGTGTCAGCCACGTTATTAACTTCGATGTTCCTAAAGATATTGACTTCTTTACACATCGCGTTGGTCGTACGGGACGAGGAAACTATAAAGGTATCGCCATTACATTATATACACCAGATGAAGAGAACTTAATTCATCAAATCGAGGCAAAAGGTTATCATTTTGAGAACGTAGATGTGAAAAATGGTGAGTTGGTACCGATTAAAGCCCACAACACACGTCGTTTACGTCAAAAACAAGATGACCATATTACGCAACAAGTAAAACATAAAGTAAAACGAAATAATAAGAAAAAAGTAAAACCAGGTTATAAGAAAAAGTTTAATCAAGAACTTGAAAATCTTAAACGCCAAGAAAAACGTCAATTTAGTCGTCGTAAAAACCGACAAAATCGTAAAAATAAAAAGTAA